Within Sorangiineae bacterium MSr11367, the genomic segment CCGGGCGCGTGTTGGCCACCCTCATTCGCGTCCTTGGCGATTTCCAACTCGCCGAGGACGCGCTGCAGGATGCCTTCGTGCGTGCCGCGCAGGCATGGGAGCGCGAGGGCATTCCCGAGAAGCCCGCGGCGTGGATCACCGCGGTCGCACGCCATCGTGCGATCGATCTGCGGCGTCGCACGCGCGGCTCGCCCGTCGAGTCGCGCGATCCGTCGAAGATCCCCGAGCATGCCGCGCCGTCGCTGCCGGCCGAGATCGAGGTCGTACCCGACGACCAGCTCCGCCTCATGTTCACGTGTTGCCATCCGTCGCTCTCCGAATCGACGCGCGTGGCGTTGACGTTGCGCACCCTGGGCGGACTCACCACCGAGGAGATTGCGCGCGCGTTCCTCTCGCCCGAGCCGAGCATGGCGCAACGCCTCGTCCGTGCGAAGAAGAAGATCCGCGAGGCGAACATCCCCTACACGGTGCCCGAAGCGGACGATCTGCCGGCGCGACTCGACGCGGTGCTGTCGGTCATTTACCTCGTCTTCAACGAAGGGTACTCGGCGACCGCAGGCCCCAATCTGGTGCGCATCGATTTGTGCGCGCATGCGATTCGCCTGGGGCGTCTGCTCGCGGAGATGATGCCCAACGAGCCGGAGGTGTTGGGCCTGCTCGCGTTGATGCTCCTGCACGATGCGCGGCGTCTCGCGCGCATCGGCGTGAACGGCGAGTTCGTCCCACTCGAGGAGCAAGATCGTTCCCTTTGCGATGCACGGCGTGTGGAGGAAGGGATCGCGCAGCTCGATCGC encodes:
- a CDS encoding RNA polymerase sigma factor, whose product is MTAAVERVFREEAGRVLATLIRVLGDFQLAEDALQDAFVRAAQAWEREGIPEKPAAWITAVARHRAIDLRRRTRGSPVESRDPSKIPEHAAPSLPAEIEVVPDDQLRLMFTCCHPSLSESTRVALTLRTLGGLTTEEIARAFLSPEPSMAQRLVRAKKKIREANIPYTVPEADDLPARLDAVLSVIYLVFNEGYSATAGPNLVRIDLCAHAIRLGRLLAEMMPNEPEVLGLLALMLLHDARRLARIGVNGEFVPLEEQDRSLCDARRVEEGIAQLDRAILLRRTGAYQIQAAIAALHAQARRAEDTDWKQIGWLYRALYRIWPSPVVKLNYAVSVAMSDGPEKGLAIIDALADAEELAGYHLLPAARADLLRRAGRWREAGAAYRAALALVKNERERAFLERRLREVDEADDAETP